From the Leptotrichia sp. oral taxon 221 genome, one window contains:
- a CDS encoding tetratricopeptide repeat protein, producing MGVFGKIVDKFRNKNNEEKKYLKIAKEHIDKAGENLTKEQIEEMMKLGMDTRELYPEVSKLYFERIEDYFPPASTMLATFYMDKDDEMYEKYCLKAANQGENIAKKSLAIFYAKNNNEEKMLEWYNKLDDKEDYDVLAYMSNYYMFQDNYDKVKEINFTILKNKKDDKYAPNCLGDAYFVEGDFENSEKYYKMALENGSPDSKDKLFNLYQTTENIEKFRELIEKDEAKRGEDFLSLGNLYFNKKDYKMAEKWYLESEKLGFLEAKYNLGYVYYEIGNFEKAEKYFQEVIEKVPYLKESAIEKLINVYNSQANVYLTSGDFDKAEKYLKILVEKYGIKECYYNLAILNKKKGNKEKYKEYILKGCEFGDSKFMYNYALSIYSETGEYTREVDTWLKKAAEKDHVVAMYELGLFAFEQGRMEDSKKWYAKAAERGHTTAMNNLANIYSKEGNEKEAIKFYLKAAEKSNPLALFNVGNYYEENKNIKVAKQYYSKVLHVLKEYPDILKEYSASDLETETMNRLLYLEKNFDEDAETE from the coding sequence TTGGGTGTATTTGGAAAAATAGTTGACAAATTTCGAAATAAAAATAATGAAGAGAAAAAATATTTGAAGATTGCTAAGGAGCATATTGATAAAGCAGGGGAAAATTTAACAAAAGAGCAAATTGAAGAGATGATGAAGTTGGGAATGGATACAAGGGAACTTTATCCAGAAGTTTCAAAATTGTATTTTGAGCGAATAGAAGATTATTTTCCTCCTGCTTCAACAATGTTGGCTACTTTTTATATGGATAAAGATGATGAAATGTATGAAAAATATTGTCTAAAGGCTGCAAATCAAGGAGAAAACATAGCAAAGAAAAGTCTTGCTATATTTTATGCAAAAAATAATAATGAAGAGAAAATGCTGGAATGGTACAATAAACTTGATGATAAGGAAGATTATGATGTATTAGCCTACATGTCAAATTATTATATGTTTCAAGATAATTATGATAAAGTGAAAGAAATAAATTTTACAATATTAAAAAATAAGAAAGATGATAAGTATGCTCCTAATTGTTTAGGTGATGCATATTTTGTTGAAGGTGATTTTGAAAATTCTGAAAAATATTATAAAATGGCTTTGGAAAATGGAAGTCCTGATTCAAAGGATAAATTATTCAATCTTTATCAAACAACAGAAAATATAGAAAAATTTAGAGAATTAATTGAAAAAGATGAAGCTAAAAGAGGAGAAGATTTTTTAAGTTTAGGAAATCTTTATTTTAATAAAAAAGATTATAAAATGGCTGAAAAATGGTACTTAGAATCTGAAAAATTAGGATTTTTAGAAGCAAAATATAATTTAGGGTATGTTTATTATGAAATTGGAAATTTTGAAAAAGCTGAGAAGTATTTTCAGGAAGTGATAGAAAAAGTCCCATATCTTAAAGAAAGTGCTATTGAAAAATTAATAAATGTTTATAACAGTCAAGCAAATGTCTATCTAACCAGTGGAGATTTTGATAAAGCTGAAAAATATTTAAAAATATTGGTTGAAAAATATGGGATAAAGGAATGTTATTATAATTTAGCAATATTAAATAAAAAGAAGGGAAATAAGGAAAAATATAAAGAATATATTTTAAAGGGATGCGAGTTTGGAGATAGTAAGTTTATGTATAATTATGCTTTATCAATCTATTCAGAAACAGGTGAATATACAAGAGAAGTTGACACGTGGTTAAAAAAAGCTGCAGAAAAAGATCATGTTGTGGCAATGTACGAGTTAGGGCTTTTTGCATTTGAACAAGGAAGAATGGAAGATTCTAAAAAATGGTATGCGAAAGCAGCTGAGAGAGGACATACAACAGCTATGAATAATCTTGCTAACATCTATAGTAAAGAAGGAAATGAAAAAGAAGCTATAAAATTTTATTTAAAAGCTGCAGAAAAATCAAATCCATTAGCGTTATTTAATGTTGGAAATTACTATGAGGAAAATAAAAATATTAAAGTTGCAAAACAATATTATTCAAAAGTATTGCACGTGCTAAAAGAATATCCAGATATATTAAAAGAATATTCAGCAAGTGATTTGGAAACAGAAACAATGAATAGATTACTGTATTTAGAAAAGAATTTTGATGAAGATGCAGAAACTGAATAA